The window TTATCAGGAAATATTTCTACATCTAATTTTAAATTTGCTTCATTTGCTTTTTTCGAGAATACCTCTGTATTTATTTTTATTTCCACTTCTAATAAGCTATTTTCCGAAAAATTAAATTTATTTGAAATTTCAAAATTTAAATTAGCTATTATTGGAAATCCTTTCATTTGAAAAAAACTTTTTTTCATTTTTCCTCCATGTTTATGATGCTAATGTCATAATATTGTTGTTTTCTATATTTTGTAGTTTATTATTATAAATATTTTTTGTGAATACATTATTTTTTGAAATTAATGTCTTTTCATTACTTAAATTAGTAACTATAGAGTTTATATTTAATAAAATAGTAAGTTCATTTTGTTTAAAATTAACTTTAGGCATGTCAATTTCTTTTATAACTAAAGCATGAGGATACATTTTTTTTGCTATTTCTATTTGTCTCTTGGTTGCAGTTGGTTTCATTATTATTTTCATACCATAACCACTTTCATGTCTTTTCATAATTATCACTCCTTTGTAAATTCACCATAAATATTAATAGTTTTATCTATATTATTAATTATTATTGAATTTTGTTTTATTTTAAAAATTATATTTCTACTCATTAAAATCTCATCTTCTTCTCCAAGCATTACAGAGATATCTTTATCTAAATATCCACAAGGAACTCCTTTATTTATATTTCCTTCTATACATAAAAAAATATCATTTTGATATTGATTTTTTAAAATTGAAAGAAATTGTTCTGATGCTTCTTTTGTAAAAGATGTTGAAACAAAATTTCTATATTCTATTCTATCAACTCCACAAAGGAATTCATGCATTTCTTCTAAAGAAATGCTGTGATGTTCATTTCTATAAACTAATATTTCTTCATCTAATATAAATCTATTTAAAATATTATCTATTATATCTATATTTTCTTTTATTTTAAAATCATCAGGTGAATTTCCAAAATCATTGCTATTTAAAATATCATCTCTTAAAAATAGATTTACATCTTCATATAAAAATTTTGAGTATTCACATAATATATTTTTTTCTTCAGATGTAAGAGATTGTTTCCAATTTTTAAAAATTCCTTCTATATTTTTTTGAATACTCACTTATTTATCCTCTCTCTTTTAAAGTGTTTTATTTTTTAATTATACCATTTTATACATTTAAAATCAATGTGTGATCATTATTCTGTAATTAATATTATCCTTTTATTCTAAATATTTTTTATTGGAATAATTTAATTTCGATTAAATTTATATGTTTACAAACGACATTAAACATTAAAAAATATTTTTTATTTTTGTAACTATATAACTTAATAATTGTGCTTTTTTTAATTTTTTATATAACTATGTTCTTTTCTTTCTATTCCAAATGTTATTATTCTTTTTTCTTTAACTTTTTCTTCTTGTATTCCTGTGTCTAATGGATATATCTTTATTTTCTCTGGAGTTCTCCTATTATTCCTCCTAAACTCTTTATATTATTATACATTCCTAGTTCTAACTCTCCGTTATATTTTCCATCCAACACATTATTTCTTAATATCATATCCTCACCACTAAATTTTTTCTTTTTAAAAATATTTTTAAATAGTAAATCTGTTTGAGTTATTGGAAATGATACAAATATCTTTCCTTGTATCAATCTATTAGCTGGTACTATTATTCTGAATTTTACATCTTTATTTTCTATCTCTAATATATCTTCACTTGGGTTATTCCTATTTTTACCTTTTAGAAACCTATAGTTTTTCTCTTTCTTTTTTATTACTATGGTTTTTAGTGCATTAAATCTAAAATCTTCTCTCATTTTATGGAAATCTATATTCCCCTCATCATTCATAAATACTAAAAAATTATTTAGATTATGAAAGGCAAGAGCAGACTTTCCTTTTTCAAAAATTTTCATAGGAAGTAGTGTTTTTTCACTTAATCTTCTTAATTCATCTAAAGTTTGTTTTCCATTTTCAGCAATACCATCTTCATCAAATAGATTTAAAAGAATATTAAGCATATCTTCCCCAAAATCTTTAAATTGGCTAATATCTACAGCTTTTAAACTTTTAAATAAATCTGTCAATTCAGAGTTATTAGAATTTTTTTCAATATTATCCATATTTTCCTTAACACTTTCTATTGTTTCCCCAAAAGAAGAAGCTAAATAAATAAATGCTATTTTAATTAAAATATCCTTATTTTTAAGAGAACACTTTCCATTTTTTAATAAACTAGCAACTAAAAGAAGTTGAGGCAATACTTTTACTAAATTTTCTGAAACTTTTTCTTTAGGTATATCTACAGGCTGTTTTTGCCCTAACCAATCTCCATTTAAATATCCACCAACAAAATCTTCGCTCATAAAAAAGTTAAATATATGGTCTGTATCTTTTATCTCATCTCTTTTTTTAATTAATTCCTCCTTCTTTTTAGAATAGAATTTGATAAGATTGTCTTTAATTGTCTTGTTTTGAATTGAATTTATTTTATTTTTAAATTCAGAGTCAACATTAGGGTCTAAATGGAATTGAAAAGAAGTAATAACACTACCAAAACTCCCAAGTCCATTCCAAGTAGTAGTAATTACTTTATCTCCAATACAAGCTGCATAAAAATGTACATATTGAGCGATAGCACCTGCTAAGCTATGTCCAGTAAGATGAATATTTTTCCCTTCTCCATATTTACTTTTTATATATTCATAAAACAGTACTGCTTCTACTTGTTGAATATCAGTATATTTGGTATATATTTTTAAATCAGTAAGCATATCTCTAGCTAGAGCTAATTCAAATTCAGTTCCTCTATATGCAATAATGATGTCATCATTTCTTTGAAAAGCAACACCAAAGAAACCACTGTCATCATATTTTTCTAAAAGAGAATTATCAAAAAGAGTTTTTTGTATAAATTCCCCAGAAGCACAATCTAAATACTGCCACCCATCTAATATTTTTTCAAATTTAGGTGTCCTATTTTTACTTTTATCCAATGAATAAGTTAAAAATAATCTTTTATCTTCTTCGTGATAAACATATGGAGGTAAATTACCTT is drawn from Fusobacterium sp. SYSU M8D902 and contains these coding sequences:
- a CDS encoding ADP-ribosyltransferase is translated as MSIQKNIEGIFKNWKQSLTSEEKNILCEYSKFLYEDVNLFLRDDILNSNDFGNSPDDFKIKENIDIIDNILNRFILDEEILVYRNEHHSISLEEMHEFLCGVDRIEYRNFVSTSFTKEASEQFLSILKNQYQNDIFLCIEGNINKGVPCGYLDKDISVMLGEEDEILMSRNIIFKIKQNSIIINNIDKTINIYGEFTKE